DNA sequence from the Parafrankia irregularis genome:
TTCATCAGGTAGACCGCCGCCTGCGTGCGGCTGGCCAGGCCCAGCTTCTCCAGAATGCTCGACACGTAGTTCTTCACGGTCTTCTCCGACAGCCCCAGCCGGGTACCGATCTGCCGGTTCGTCAACCCGTCCGCGATCAGCTGCAGGATCTCCCGCTCCCGCTGGTTCAGCGTCGCCATCGCCGGATCCTCATGCGGCCCGTCCCGCAGCCGCTCCAACACCCGACGCGTCACCGACGGAGCCAGCAACGACTGACCCGACGCCACCGTCCGGATCGCACCCACCAGATCGTTGCCCCGGATCTCCTTCAGCACATACCCCGCCGCACCAGCCATGATCGCGGAGAACAGCGCCTCGTCATCGTCATACGACGTCAGAATCAGACACGCCACCCCCGGCAACGCCGACCGGATCTCCCGACACACATCGATGCCACTGCCATCAGGCAACCGCCCGTCCAGCACCGCCACATGCGGATGCAACGCCGGAATACGCCGCAGCGCCTCCGCCGCCAGCCCGGCCTCACCGACGACCTCGATATCGTCATGCCGGGCGAGCGTCTGACGCAGACCATTCCGCACGATCTCGTGGTCATCGAGAACGAACACCCGGATCTTCTCCATGACCGCGACGATACGGTCTCCGGACCGCCTCGCCAATCGACCTGGATCGCCTGAACGGGTGATGCCGGCGGTTTCCGTACCCGCCCGCGCCGGGAAGCGTACGTCCTGCGGGGTAGTCGGGCAAAGGTGCGGCAAAGGGACCTTTGGCGGGCGATGGTCGGCGCAACGTCACCCGGACGGGGGTGCCGGAACCTCCGGCCGCGGGCAGCGGCGCGGCGGGCGGCAGGTCCGGGAAACGGCCGGTGGGCCCGAAGGTCCCGCCGGTCGCGGGACCTTCGAACGCAGCCTGCCCGACTCCGGCAACCTGCGCGGCGAGGGTGCTGCCGTCAGGGTGGACGTATGGATGTGGCGACAGCGACCCTCACGGCCGGCCTTCCGGTGAGCGCGGAGAGCTCGCGCCCCGTCCGCGACGCAACGACCGCGCCGGGCACACCGACCGCGCCGACCGCGCCGAGCATGCCGGGAGCAGCGGCCGCACCGGCCGCGCTGGTCGAGACGCACACATCCATCCTGATCTTTCTCGGGGACCGGGTCTACAAGGTCAAGAAGTCAGCCGATCTCGGGTTTCTCGACTTCCGCACCCGCCAGGCACGCCTGGCCGCCTGCCAGGCCGAGGTGGACCTCAACCGCCGCCTCGCTCCGGATGTCTACCTCGGTGTCGCGGACGTCCAGGGCCCGGACGGTGCCCTCTGCGACCACATGGTCGTCATGCGGCGCCTGCCCGCCGACCGGAGGCTGTCCACGCTCGTCACCGCCGGTGTCGATGTCACTGACGAACTGCGGGCGACAGCCCGTCTGCTCGCGGCGTTCCACACCCGTTGCGAGACCTCCGCCGAGATCGCGGACGCCGGTTCGTCCGCCACGCTGGGCGGGCTGTGGGAGGAGGGCCTGCGGGGCGTCGAGCCCTACCTGGGCACCGTCCTCGACGGCGCCACCGTTGACGCCATCGGTCGGCTGGCCGCCCGTTTCCTGGCCGGCCGGGAGCCCCTGCTGCGGGAACGGCAGCGCCTCGGGCTGGTCCGCGACGGGCACGGTGACCTGCTCGCCGGTGACATCTACTGCCTTGAGGACGGACCCCGCATCCTGGACTGCCTGGAGTTCGATCAGCGGCTGCGCGTCGGTGACGTCCTCGGTGACATCGGGTTCCTGGCGATGGACCTGGAGAGTCTCGGCCGCCCCGATCTCGCCGCGTTCCTCCTGGCCCACTATCGCCAGTACGCGGCCGAGAGCCATCCCCGCTCGCTGGCCGACCTCTACATCGCCTACCGGGCGTTCGTCCGTTGCAAGGTCGCCTGCACCAGATACGCGCAGGGCGTGGAGTCCGCCGCCGCCGAGGCGCGGGCACTGGCGGCGCTGGCCCTGTCACATCTGCGTCAGGGGCGGGTGCGGCTCGTCCTGGTCGGCGGCGTGCCCGGGTCGGGCCGCGGTGCGCTGGCCGCCGGCCTCGCCGACGCCGAGGAATGGACGCTGCTGCGTGCGGAGGACATCGGTCTGGTCCACGGGCCCGGCTACGATCTCGCCGGCACTGATCCCACCGGCGCCGAGGCCGCCGGCCGTGACGCCGCCGGCCGTGACGCGACCGATGTGGAGGCCGGCTACGACGAGCTGTTTCGGCGGGCACGCGTCGCACTCGAACGCGGTGAGAGCGTGGTCATCGACGCGGCCTGGGAGCGCCGCGCCGACCGTGA
Encoded proteins:
- a CDS encoding response regulator codes for the protein MEKIRVFVLDDHEIVRNGLRQTLARHDDIEVVGEAGLAAEALRRIPALHPHVAVLDGRLPDGSGIDVCREIRSALPGVACLILTSYDDDEALFSAIMAGAAGYVLKEIRGNDLVGAIRTVASGQSLLAPSVTRRVLERLRDGPHEDPAMATLNQREREILQLIADGLTNRQIGTRLGLSEKTVKNYVSSILEKLGLASRTQAAVYLM
- a CDS encoding bifunctional aminoglycoside phosphotransferase/ATP-binding protein, giving the protein MDVATATLTAGLPVSAESSRPVRDATTAPGTPTAPTAPSMPGAAAAPAALVETHTSILIFLGDRVYKVKKSADLGFLDFRTRQARLAACQAEVDLNRRLAPDVYLGVADVQGPDGALCDHMVVMRRLPADRRLSTLVTAGVDVTDELRATARLLAAFHTRCETSAEIADAGSSATLGGLWEEGLRGVEPYLGTVLDGATVDAIGRLAARFLAGREPLLRERQRLGLVRDGHGDLLAGDIYCLEDGPRILDCLEFDQRLRVGDVLGDIGFLAMDLESLGRPDLAAFLLAHYRQYAAESHPRSLADLYIAYRAFVRCKVACTRYAQGVESAAAEARALAALALSHLRQGRVRLVLVGGVPGSGRGALAAGLADAEEWTLLRAEDIGLVHGPGYDLAGTDPTGAEAAGRDAAGRDATDVEAGYDELFRRARVALERGESVVIDAAWERRADRDRAAELARVTAADLVQLRTARGGSGSSAGGGLRWERTPGPVRRMAAASSEHPDPWPEATTLPQGAGPDALLRAARRAAG